In the genome of uncultured Pseudomonas sp., the window ACTACGCCTGCCGTGCGCACCTTCCAAGATTTGATCCTCGCCCTGCAACAGTACTGGGCTGAGCAGGGCTGCGTGGTGATGCAGCCCTACGACATGGAAATGGGTGCGGGCACCTTCCACACCGCCACCTTCCTGCGCGCCATTGGCCCCGAGACCTGGAACGCCGCCTACGTGCAGCCTTCACGGCGTCCGGCCGATGGTCGCTACGGCGAAAACCCCAATCGCCTGCAGCATTACTACCAGTTTCAAGTGGTGTTGAAGCCGAACCCGGAGAACTTCCAGGAGCTGTACTTAGGCTCGCTGAAAGCCATCGGCATCGACCCGCTGGTGCACGACATTCGTTTCGTCGAAGACAACTGGGAATCGCCAACCCTTGGCGCCTGGGGTCTGGGCTGGGAAATCTGGCTGAACGGCATGGAAGTCACCCAGTTCACCTACTTCCAGCAAGTCGGCGGCATCGAGTGCTACCCGGTGACCGGCGAGATCACCTACGGCCTGGAACGCCTGGCCATGTACATCCAGGGTGTCGATTCGGTGTACGACCTGGTGTGGACCGACGGCCAGTTCGGCAAAGTGACCTACGGCGACGTGTTCCATCAAAACGAAGTGGAGCAATCGACCTACAACTTCGAACACGCCAACGTCGAAAAACTCTTCGAGCTGTTCGATTTCTATGAGTCGGAAGCCAACCGCCTGATCGAGCTGGAGCTGCCGCTGCCAACCTACGAAATGGTGCTCAAGGCCTCGCACACCTTCAACCTGCTGGATGCACGCCGGGCGATCTCGGTGACTGCGCGTCAGCAGTACATCCTGCGTGTGCGCGCCTTGGCCCGCGCCGTGGCGCAGAGCTACCTGCAAGCGCGGCGCAAGCTGGGCTTCCCGCTCGCCGCCCCTGACCTGCGTGATGAAGTGTTAGCCAAGCTGGAGGCAGCAGAATGAGTACCCGTGATTTCCTGGTAGAACTGGGCACCGAAGAGCTGCCGCCAAAAGCCCTGAAAACCCTCGGTGAGGCCTTTTTGGCCGGCATCGAAAAAGGCCTGAAAACCTCCGGCCTGCCTTACCGCGCCAGCCGCTATTACGCCGCGCCGCGCCGCCTGGCGGTGTTGATCGAACAGCTTGAAGAACAACAAGCCGACCGCATCCAGAACCTCGACGGCCCGCCCGTGCAGGCAGCATTCGACAAGGACGGCAACCCGACTCAAGCCGCGCTTGGCTTTGCCAAGAAGTGCGGGGTTGAGCTGAGCCAAATCGACCAGAGCGGGCCTAAGCTGAAATTCAGCCAGAGCATCCCGGGCCAGGCCGCTGCCGGCCTGTTGCCAGGCATCGTCGAAACCTCACTGAACGAACTGCCGATTCCTAAGCGCATGCGCTGGGGCGCGCGCAAGACAGAATTCGTCCGTCCAAGCCAGTGGCTGGTGATGTTGTTCGGTGACGAAGTGATCGACTGCGAAATCCTCGCCCAGCAGTCCGGCCGGGTGTCCCGTGGACACCGTTTCCACGCCAACCACGAAGTGCGCATCAGCGCCCCAGCCAACTACGCCGAAGACCTGCGTGGCGCTTACGTGATCGCCGATTTCGCCGAGCGTCGCGCGCAGATCGCCGCCCGCATCGAGCAACTGGCTGCCGAGCAACAGGGCACCGCGATTGTGCCGCCCGCGCTGCTCGACGAAGTCAGCGCTCTGGTCGAATGGCCGGTGCCGCTGGTGTGCTCGTTCGAGGAGCGCTTCCTTGAGGTGCCGCAAGAAGCCCTGATCATCACCATGCAGGACAACCAGAAGTACTTCTGCCTGCTGGATGCCAACGGCAAGTTGCTGCCGCGCTTTATCACCGTGGCCAACATCGAAAGCAAAGACCCGGTGCAGATCATTTCCGGTAACGAGAAGGTGGTGCGCCCACGCCTGACCGACGCCGAGTTCTTCTTCAAGCAGGACAAGAAGCAGAAACTCGAAAGCTTCAACCAGCGCCTGGCCAACGTGGTGTTCCAGGCCCAGCTCGGCTCGGTGTTCGACAAGGCGCAGCGGGTTTCCGCCCTGGCTGGTTTTATTGCCCAGCGCATTGGCGGCGACGCCAGCCGTGCAGCCCGCGCCGGCATCCTCTGCAAGTGCGACCTGGCCAGCGAGATGGTCGGCGAATTCCCGGAAATGCAGGGCATCGCCGGTTACTACTACGCCAAGCATGACGGCGAAGCCGACGACGTCGCCCTGGCACTGAACGAGCAGTACATGCCGCGCGGTGCCGGTGCCGAACTGCCGAGCACCCTCACCGGTGCCGCCGTGGCCCTGGCCGACAAGCTGGATACCCTGGTGGGGATTTTCGGCATCGGCATGCTGCCCACCGGCAGCAAGGACCCCTACGCCCTGCGCCGTGCCGCCCTCGGCGTGCTGCGCATCCTGATCGACAAGCAGCTGGATCTCGATCTGACTGAAACCGTCGCGTTTGCCATTAACCAGTTCGGCGACAAGGTCAAAGCTGAAGGCCTGGCCCCTCAGGTGCTGGACTTTATCTTCGACCGTCTGCGCGCGCGTTATGAAGACGAAGGCGTCGAAGTGGCCGTGTACCAGGCCGTGCGTGCGGTCAGCCCGACCTCGCCGCTGGACTTCGATCAACGCGTACAGGCCGTGCAAGCCTTCCGTGCGCTGCCGCAAGCCGCCGCACTGGCTGCCGCGAACAAGCGCGTATCCAACCTGCTGAGCAAGGCCGAAGGGCAAGTCGCGGCGAGCGTGCAAGCGCATCACTTCGACAACCCCAGCGAGTTCGCCCTCAACGCCGCCATCCAGCAGGCCGAGCAAGCGGTGCAACCGCTGGCCGCGGCGCGCCAGTACAACCTGGCCCTGAGCCAACTGGCGAATCTGCGCGAACCGGTGGATGCGTTCTTCGAGGCGGTGCTGGTCAACGCCGAAGACCCGGCCGTGCGGGCTAACCGCTACGCACTGCTGGCCAAGCTGCGCGGGCTGTTCCTCGGTGTCGCCGATATCTCGGTGCTGGGCTAACAGAACCTAGGATGGGTCGGGCCGCGCAGGTGGAGCGCAGCGTAACCCATCACCCTGGATACGATGGGTTACGCCGCCTTGCGGCTAACCCTTCCTACGGAGCCTCAAGCTGCTGCCATGAAACTGCTGATTCTCGACCGCGACGGCGTGATCAATTACGACTCCGACGCCTATATCAAAAGCCTCGACGAATGGATTCCCTTACCCGGTGCCATTGCGGCGATCGCGCGCCTGTCACAAGCCGGCTGGACCGTCGCCGTGGCCACCAATCAGTCCGGGGTGGCCCGCGGTTATTACGACCTGGCCACGCTGCAAGCCATGCACACTCGCTTGCGCGAATTAGTCGCCGAGCAAGGCGGCGAGCTGGGCTTGATCGTGCACTGCATTCACGGCCCGGATGAAGGTTGTGCCTGCCGTAAGCCCAAGCCGGGTATGCTCGAACAGATTGCCGCGCATTATGGCGTCGCACTCAAGGGCGTCTGGTTTGTCGGCGACAGCAGCGGTGACCTGAAGGCCGCGCAAGCCGTCGACTGTCTGCCTGTTTTAGTAAAAACCGGCAAGGGTGAACGCACCCTGGCGCAAGGATTGCCAGCGGGCACCCTGGTATTCGATGACCTGGCGGCGGTTGCCGATCAGCTTCTCCACCTATAGAGCAGGCCATGCCTGCGACGGTAAAAGCTCTTATGTCGACAGTGCAGACCCTCAGAATTTTCCTTTTCTACCTACTGCTCGCCTCCAGTTCGCTGCTCTGGTGCACGCTCAGCTTCTTTATTGCACCCTTCCTGCCATTTCGCGCCCGCTATCGCTTTGTTAACCAAAACTGGTGCCGCTGCGCCGTGTGGCTGGCCAAAGTGGTCATCGGCATGCGTTATCAAGTCAAAGGTCTGGAAAACATCCCAGAACGGCCTTGTGTGATTCTTGCCAACCACCAGAGCACTTGGGAAACCTTCTTCCTCTCTGCGTTGTTTGAACCGCTCAGCCAGGTGATTAAGCGCGAACTGCTGTATGTGCCGTTCTTCGGCTGGGCGATGGCCATGCTCAAGCCCATCGCCATCGACCGCAGCAACCCTAAAGCGGCGCTCAAGCAATTGGCCAAGCTGGGCCATGAGCGCCTGGAGCAGGGTGCCTGGGTACTGATCTTCCCCGAGGGCACACGCATGCCGCCGGGCCAAATCGGCAAGTTCAGCCGTGGCGGCGCATCCCTCGCGGTGAATGCCAACCTGCCGGTGCTGCCGATTGCGCACAACGCCGGTGAGTTCTGGCCGAAGCAAGGCTGGGGCAAGACCGCGGGCACCATCCAAGTGGTAATCGGCCCGCTGATGTACGCCGAAGGCACAGGCCCACGCGCCATCGCCGAACTCAACGACCGTGCCTTTGCCTGGGTCAGCCAGGCGCAAGGCGAGATCAGCTCACTGGACGCACAGCGCCAGCCGCTGGAAAACCAAGCGTCAGCCTGAGCATTCTGCAGCTAGGCATCTGGCGAGGCATCGTGCGGCATCGACTCCATCAGCACGGAGCCAACCGTAAGCGGTGCCTGCATTTGAAAGCTGGCGCTCTCACCGGACGCCGCCGGGTAGGGATCGCTGATGCGCTTGTACAACGCATGCACGGCCATCAGCCCAACCATCACCATCAGGCTGTAGAAAAAGCTCGCCGGGCCCCAGCGCTGCATGGTCAGTGACACCAGAAACGGGCCAATGCTGGCGCCAATGCCGCCAACCAGCAGCAAGGTACTGCTGGCCCCCGTGGCCTGATCGGCCTCCAGTTGGTCGTTGCTCAGCGCCAGGTAGAGCGCCAGCAGCGGGAAGCAGCTCGCACCGAACAGCAGGGCCAGCAGCAGGTGGCTGTTATTGCTGGTAAAGCCCAGCAGCGCACTGGCCAAGGCGAACAGCAGCGCCGCGCCAGCTGAAGCGGCGATCACCGTACGCCGGTCGATGCTGTCCGAGAGTTTGCCCAGCGGCCATTGCAGCAACATGCCACCGAGCACCAGCACCGCCATAAACAGCGACACCTCACTGACCTGCATGCCCAGCCGACTGGCATACACCGCGCCCATGCCGAGCACCATGGCGTAGCAAGCGTTGATCAGAAACGAGCCGACCAGGCCGGTCGGCGCCACACGATAAAGACTGGCGATACTCACCGGGCGAGCACTCTCGAAGGCCGGCATCGGCGTGGCGCTGAGCAGGATAGGGATGGCTGCCAGGCTGATCAAAATCGAGATCAAGGTAAACAGCTCGAAACCCGCCGGGTCAGACAGGTTAAGCAGAAACTGCCCGGCGGCAAGGCCGGCGAGCATGGTGATCATGTACAGCGACAGCAGCTGACCACGGCTGCGGTTATCCGCCGCCTGGTTCAGCCAGCTTTCGGCGACCACGTAGATGGCCGACACGGAAAACCCGGTGAGCAGGCGCATAAAGCCCCACACCCAGGGGTCGACCAGCACCGAGTGGACCAAGATGGTCATCGAGGCCAGTGCGGTTAATGCGGCGAAGGCGCGCACATGGCCGACTCGCTGAATGATCGCCGGGGCGCGCAACGAGCCAAGCAGAAAACCCAGGTAGTAGGCGGACATCAGCAGGCCGGTGGCGCGGGTATCAAAGCCCTCCAGCTCGGCCCGCACCCCCAACAGCGTGCCTTGCGCACCGATGCACAAGCCGATGACGCCGAGGCCGAAAAACAATGGCCACACGGTACGAACAGTCTGCCGGAGCATGCACACCCCCTGAAACAGGTCGAGCCTGAGCAATGCGCCCAGGCTCGGGATGAGAAATAAGCGAACGGCTGCGCGGGAAAACCGCTGCAGCCGTTCGGGTCGATCGGGTGTAACGGACGGGCCAAAGGCCCGCCCGCTGGCGCAGCGTGATCAGCTCGGCAGGAACTCCTTGGCCCAGCCCAGGCTGGCGATGTTGCGTTCGATCATCGACTCGACCTCGGCTGCGCTGTAACCCATCTCCGCCAGTACTTCTCGGGTGGAATGGCCCCAGCGCTCCGGCAGGCTGACCGCCTTGATGCTGGCCTCACTCGGGCGGATCGCCAGATGATCGATCTGGGTCAGGCAATGGCCGCTCGGGTGCTCGGGGTGGACCGAGAAGGCGAAGCTACCGAGGTCGATGCCGACGGTGCCATCGCCTTCACGGCTGTACAGCTCGCGCAGGGTTTCGATCGACAGCGGTTCTGCCGCGGCGATGTCGGCAGCCTGCAGCTGTTCAGCCCAGTAGGCCGCCGGTGCGGCTTGCAGAGCGGCTTTGAGGAACGCGCCCACATCGGCGGCGGCGCTGATCCCCGCGAGGCCTTCGACCCGCTCCAGCTGCGGCAACTCGGCCGCCTTGGAATCCAGGTAGAGCCAGCCATCGGCGGTTTTGTAGAAGTGCGACAGGGCATTGTGGCCCAGCACTTCGCGGCCCGACGGCTCGTTGAACGGCGCGCGGCCGGCGTAATCGAAGGCGAACGACAGCTGCGCCAGGTTAGTGATCGCTGACAACGAGGTGCGCGAGCGGGTCGGCTGGCCGGTCTTCAGCTTGTGGTAGATCGACACCGCCATGCCCAGACCAGCGGCGAAGCCACAGTTAACGTCCAGGGTGCCGAGGTGCGCGTGCTCCTCTGGCGTCTCCGGGCCACCGAAGCGGCTCATGATGCCGCTGTGCGCCTGAATGATGTCGTCGTAACCAATGTAGTTACTCTTCGGGCCAGGCAGCGGGCCGCCGAGGCAGTCGAGACGGCAGAACAGCACGCCCGGATTGACCGCCTGCAGGCTGTCGTTATCCAGGCCCAAGGCTTTGAGCTGACGCTCGGGGGCGTTGATCACCACCATGTCGACCGAGCGCACCAGGCGGTTGAACACCTCGCGGCCTTCCTCGCTCATGATGTCGACCAGCGCGCTGCGTTTACCCATACCGGTCTGGAAGGTAAACAGGGTGCCGATCAGCGGGTCGTACATCGGTTTAACGGTGTCGAGCTTGATCACCTCGGCGCCGAAGCGGGCGAGGAACGCGGTGGAGTGCGGGCCGGCGATCACGTTA includes:
- the gmhB gene encoding D-glycero-beta-D-manno-heptose 1,7-bisphosphate 7-phosphatase encodes the protein MKLLILDRDGVINYDSDAYIKSLDEWIPLPGAIAAIARLSQAGWTVAVATNQSGVARGYYDLATLQAMHTRLRELVAEQGGELGLIVHCIHGPDEGCACRKPKPGMLEQIAAHYGVALKGVWFVGDSSGDLKAAQAVDCLPVLVKTGKGERTLAQGLPAGTLVFDDLAAVADQLLHL
- the glyQ gene encoding glycine--tRNA ligase subunit alpha, with translation MSQTTPAVRTFQDLILALQQYWAEQGCVVMQPYDMEMGAGTFHTATFLRAIGPETWNAAYVQPSRRPADGRYGENPNRLQHYYQFQVVLKPNPENFQELYLGSLKAIGIDPLVHDIRFVEDNWESPTLGAWGLGWEIWLNGMEVTQFTYFQQVGGIECYPVTGEITYGLERLAMYIQGVDSVYDLVWTDGQFGKVTYGDVFHQNEVEQSTYNFEHANVEKLFELFDFYESEANRLIELELPLPTYEMVLKASHTFNLLDARRAISVTARQQYILRVRALARAVAQSYLQARRKLGFPLAAPDLRDEVLAKLEAAE
- a CDS encoding MFS transporter → MLRQTVRTVWPLFFGLGVIGLCIGAQGTLLGVRAELEGFDTRATGLLMSAYYLGFLLGSLRAPAIIQRVGHVRAFAALTALASMTILVHSVLVDPWVWGFMRLLTGFSVSAIYVVAESWLNQAADNRSRGQLLSLYMITMLAGLAAGQFLLNLSDPAGFELFTLISILISLAAIPILLSATPMPAFESARPVSIASLYRVAPTGLVGSFLINACYAMVLGMGAVYASRLGMQVSEVSLFMAVLVLGGMLLQWPLGKLSDSIDRRTVIAASAGAALLFALASALLGFTSNNSHLLLALLFGASCFPLLALYLALSNDQLEADQATGASSTLLLVGGIGASIGPFLVSLTMQRWGPASFFYSLMVMVGLMAVHALYKRISDPYPAASGESASFQMQAPLTVGSVLMESMPHDASPDA
- the glyS gene encoding glycine--tRNA ligase subunit beta, yielding MSTRDFLVELGTEELPPKALKTLGEAFLAGIEKGLKTSGLPYRASRYYAAPRRLAVLIEQLEEQQADRIQNLDGPPVQAAFDKDGNPTQAALGFAKKCGVELSQIDQSGPKLKFSQSIPGQAAAGLLPGIVETSLNELPIPKRMRWGARKTEFVRPSQWLVMLFGDEVIDCEILAQQSGRVSRGHRFHANHEVRISAPANYAEDLRGAYVIADFAERRAQIAARIEQLAAEQQGTAIVPPALLDEVSALVEWPVPLVCSFEERFLEVPQEALIITMQDNQKYFCLLDANGKLLPRFITVANIESKDPVQIISGNEKVVRPRLTDAEFFFKQDKKQKLESFNQRLANVVFQAQLGSVFDKAQRVSALAGFIAQRIGGDASRAARAGILCKCDLASEMVGEFPEMQGIAGYYYAKHDGEADDVALALNEQYMPRGAGAELPSTLTGAAVALADKLDTLVGIFGIGMLPTGSKDPYALRRAALGVLRILIDKQLDLDLTETVAFAINQFGDKVKAEGLAPQVLDFIFDRLRARYEDEGVEVAVYQAVRAVSPTSPLDFDQRVQAVQAFRALPQAAALAAANKRVSNLLSKAEGQVAASVQAHHFDNPSEFALNAAIQQAEQAVQPLAAARQYNLALSQLANLREPVDAFFEAVLVNAEDPAVRANRYALLAKLRGLFLGVADISVLG
- a CDS encoding lysophospholipid acyltransferase family protein gives rise to the protein MSTVQTLRIFLFYLLLASSSLLWCTLSFFIAPFLPFRARYRFVNQNWCRCAVWLAKVVIGMRYQVKGLENIPERPCVILANHQSTWETFFLSALFEPLSQVIKRELLYVPFFGWAMAMLKPIAIDRSNPKAALKQLAKLGHERLEQGAWVLIFPEGTRMPPGQIGKFSRGGASLAVNANLPVLPIAHNAGEFWPKQGWGKTAGTIQVVIGPLMYAEGTGPRAIAELNDRAFAWVSQAQGEISSLDAQRQPLENQASA